From the Synechococcus sp. HK01-R genome, one window contains:
- a CDS encoding YcjF family protein, translated as MVLQAIRSLLWDLSYLLPAWLIGPVLLIGTLLVVAVILQVGWPWWRAWRQRQVGSGQNRGHAGSTPAPPDSRRQAAEQSLESIDRLLEKLEDAVAREGLRQERERVEQELQRGDLTVVVFGTGSSGKTSLIRALLQEMVGEVGAAMGSTSETHRYRLRLKGLKRGLQLVDTPGILESGRDGREREIEARRQASRADLMLVVVDGDLRAAELEVTRHLAGLGKRLLLVLNKCDLRGEEEERRLLMLLRQRCGDLLGADDVVPASASPQSVPRPGQQPWQPPAEVERLLRRLASVLHQDGEELLADNILLQCRHLGESGRRLLDQQRMQEARRCVDRYSWISGGVVAATPLPGIDLLGTAAVNAQMVMEIAGVYGVQLTRSRAQELAVSVGRTLAGLGIVKGGMSLIGTALSLNLPTLLLGRAIQGVAAAWLTRIAGASFMTYFQQDQDWGDGGVQDVVQHHYDLNRRETSLQHFLAQALQRVVEPLQRREAKQLPPRPGPRAGEGAWDRENRER; from the coding sequence ATGGTTCTGCAGGCCATCCGGAGCCTGCTTTGGGATCTCAGCTACCTGCTTCCAGCCTGGCTGATCGGACCCGTGCTGCTCATCGGCACGCTGCTGGTGGTGGCGGTGATCCTGCAGGTGGGATGGCCCTGGTGGCGCGCCTGGCGCCAACGACAAGTTGGTTCAGGGCAGAATCGTGGACATGCGGGCTCCACCCCAGCACCACCCGACAGCCGCCGGCAAGCAGCTGAACAAAGCCTCGAAAGCATTGATCGACTGCTCGAGAAGCTTGAAGACGCCGTGGCACGGGAAGGACTTCGCCAGGAACGTGAACGGGTCGAGCAGGAGCTCCAACGCGGCGACCTGACCGTGGTGGTCTTCGGCACAGGCTCCAGTGGAAAGACCTCCCTGATCCGAGCGCTGCTGCAAGAGATGGTCGGAGAGGTGGGAGCAGCGATGGGGAGCACGAGCGAAACCCATCGCTACCGACTCCGCCTCAAGGGTTTAAAGCGGGGCCTGCAACTGGTGGACACACCAGGAATCCTCGAGAGTGGGCGGGATGGACGGGAGCGGGAGATCGAGGCACGCCGTCAGGCCAGTCGTGCCGACCTGATGCTTGTGGTTGTGGATGGGGATCTGAGGGCGGCTGAGCTGGAGGTCACCCGCCATCTGGCAGGGCTAGGGAAGCGCCTCCTGCTGGTGCTCAACAAATGCGATCTTCGTGGCGAGGAGGAGGAGCGACGCCTGCTGATGCTGCTCAGGCAGCGCTGCGGTGATCTACTTGGCGCCGACGACGTTGTGCCTGCGAGCGCTTCACCGCAATCAGTCCCCCGACCGGGACAGCAGCCTTGGCAACCTCCGGCGGAGGTGGAGCGCCTGCTGCGACGGTTGGCCAGCGTGCTCCATCAGGACGGTGAAGAACTGCTGGCCGACAACATCCTTCTGCAATGCAGGCATCTGGGGGAATCCGGACGACGCCTTCTCGATCAGCAGCGGATGCAGGAAGCACGACGTTGCGTGGATCGCTACAGCTGGATCAGTGGAGGCGTCGTGGCCGCCACGCCTCTTCCAGGCATTGATCTGCTCGGCACGGCGGCGGTGAATGCCCAGATGGTGATGGAAATCGCTGGTGTCTACGGCGTTCAGCTCACTCGCAGCCGCGCCCAGGAACTGGCGGTATCCGTGGGGCGGACCCTCGCCGGCCTCGGGATTGTTAAAGGAGGAATGTCTTTGATTGGCACGGCCCTGAGCCTCAACCTGCCGACCCTGTTACTGGGTCGAGCCATCCAGGGCGTTGCCGCCGCATGGCTGACGCGCATCGCTGGGGCCAGCTTCATGACCTACTTCCAACAGGATCAGGACTGGGGCGATGGTGGCGTGCAGGACGTGGTCCAACACCATTACGACCTCAACCGCCGGGAGACATCCCTGCAGCATTTTCTTGCCCAAGCGCTTCAGCGGGTCGTGGAGCCGCTGCAGCGTCGGGAGGCGAAACAACTACCGCCGAGACCAGGGCCTCGGGCGGGGGAGGGCGCATGGGACCGCGAGAATCGAGAACGGTGA
- a CDS encoding aminotransferase class V-fold PLP-dependent enzyme yields the protein MTPDLAMPLVGNPAIHSSLPLAPFASPDGLDPQLQDFLDLTSAKLCRWLGEAQARGPLPTLAVLPSIEPEGGPRSFTQLLDDLQLVMDGAYRPSHPGALAHLDPPPLTASIAADLVCAGLNNNLLAEELAPSLSNLERQLCTWVAHRLGMPESAGGVPASGGSLSNLMALVVARQQAGLGSDADAVVLASADAHVSLAKAVRVMGLRADALQTVPVDGSGALQVEALEALLLKLRQQGRSCLAVVATAGTTVRGAVDPLQALADLCARHHLWLHVDAAIGGAYGLSPTTAALLSGVERADSITINPQKLLGITKTSSLLLVADRGLLSRTFATGLPYMESPWGEAHGGEQGLQGSRPAEILKLWLGLRQLGDQGIEQLLEGALQRKQFLLDHLDAERLQLLSGPLHLLACRPMHADHDAVDAWSASTRALLLDHQFMLSRPLYAGCHHLKAVLGNPHTQAPHLEQLAAMLNGSVQEVP from the coding sequence ATGACACCTGATCTGGCGATGCCCTTGGTTGGCAACCCTGCGATTCATTCGTCGCTGCCGCTTGCCCCATTCGCCTCACCGGATGGGCTCGATCCGCAGCTGCAGGACTTTCTTGATCTGACCTCCGCCAAGCTCTGTCGCTGGCTGGGGGAGGCTCAGGCACGAGGCCCATTGCCCACGCTTGCGGTACTTCCTTCCATTGAGCCTGAGGGGGGCCCCCGGTCGTTCACGCAATTGCTGGATGACCTGCAGCTGGTGATGGACGGCGCCTATCGCCCTTCCCATCCCGGTGCTCTCGCCCACCTGGACCCACCTCCGCTCACTGCCTCGATCGCCGCGGATCTTGTCTGTGCCGGCCTCAACAACAATCTCCTGGCCGAAGAGCTAGCCCCCAGCCTCAGCAATCTCGAGCGTCAGCTTTGTACCTGGGTTGCCCATCGTCTCGGCATGCCCGAGTCGGCCGGTGGCGTTCCTGCTAGCGGCGGCAGCCTCAGCAACCTGATGGCGCTTGTGGTGGCTCGTCAGCAGGCCGGTCTTGGCTCCGATGCCGATGCGGTCGTGCTTGCCAGTGCGGATGCCCACGTGTCTTTGGCCAAGGCCGTGCGGGTGATGGGTCTCCGAGCCGATGCGCTTCAAACCGTTCCTGTTGATGGCAGCGGTGCCTTGCAGGTGGAGGCCCTTGAGGCTCTGCTGTTGAAGCTTCGTCAGCAAGGACGTTCCTGCCTCGCGGTTGTCGCCACCGCTGGCACCACCGTGCGCGGTGCGGTGGATCCCCTGCAAGCCCTCGCGGATCTCTGCGCGCGACATCACCTTTGGCTTCACGTCGATGCAGCCATTGGTGGTGCCTATGGCCTTTCTCCGACCACTGCGGCTTTGCTCAGTGGAGTGGAGCGTGCGGATTCGATCACGATCAACCCTCAGAAACTGCTGGGCATCACCAAGACCTCCTCGTTGCTGTTGGTGGCTGATCGAGGGTTGCTCAGCCGCACCTTTGCCACCGGCCTCCCCTACATGGAATCTCCCTGGGGTGAAGCCCATGGCGGCGAACAGGGCTTGCAGGGATCTCGCCCAGCGGAAATCCTCAAGCTCTGGCTTGGGCTGCGCCAACTGGGCGATCAGGGCATTGAGCAGCTGTTGGAGGGAGCCCTGCAGCGCAAGCAATTCCTTCTCGATCACCTCGATGCAGAGCGGCTTCAGCTGCTGAGTGGGCCTCTCCATCTGTTGGCCTGCCGGCCAATGCACGCTGACCATGACGCGGTGGATGCCTGGTCGGCCTCCACCAGGGCCCTGTTGCTTGACCACCAGTTCATGCTCTCCAGACCCCTGTATGCGGGCTGTCATCACCTCAAGGCGGTGCTGGGTAATCCCCATACCCAGGCCCCCCACCTCGAGCAGCTGGCCGCCATGCTCAACGGGTCTGTGCAGGAGGTGCCTTGA
- a CDS encoding nucleoside deaminase: MGRLLRRANRVGDSGEVPVAALVLDRHGRCIGYGVNRRERDQDPLGHAELVALQQATSIRGDWRCNSCTLLVTLEPCPMCAGALVQARMGQVIFAARDPKRGAMGGTIDLSSHESAHHHMRVIGGVLEREASQMLECWFRQRRRRSV; the protein is encoded by the coding sequence ATGGGACGCCTGCTGCGGCGAGCCAACCGGGTCGGCGACAGCGGTGAAGTGCCTGTGGCAGCACTCGTTCTGGATCGCCACGGCCGCTGCATTGGCTATGGCGTCAACCGGCGCGAACGTGATCAGGACCCCCTGGGCCATGCCGAGCTGGTGGCCCTGCAACAGGCCACCAGCATCAGGGGGGACTGGCGTTGCAACAGCTGCACCCTGCTTGTGACGCTTGAGCCGTGCCCAATGTGTGCTGGAGCCCTGGTTCAGGCCCGCATGGGGCAAGTGATCTTCGCCGCCAGGGATCCGAAGCGTGGGGCTATGGGGGGCACAATCGATCTCAGCAGCCATGAGAGCGCCCACCACCACATGCGAGTGATCGGGGGCGTTCTCGAGCGTGAAGCCAGCCAGATGCTGGAGTGCTGGTTCAGGCAGCGACGGCGGCGGTCTGTTTGA
- a CDS encoding alanine--glyoxylate aminotransferase family protein — protein MAPIATPDRLLLGPGPSNAHPTVLEALSRTPIGHLDPLYVELMGEVQELLRYAWQTDNRLTLPMSGTGSAAMEATLANTVEPGDRVLVAVKGYFGLRLVDMAGRYQADVRVIEKPWGEAFSLDELEAALIEHRPAILAMVHAETSTGICQPMEGVGDLCRKHNCLLLLDTVTSLGGVPLHLDAWKVDLAYSCSQKGLSCPPGLGPFTMGPRAEQKLSARTTKVPNWYLDVSLLNQYWGSDRVYHHTAPVNMNFGMREALRLLAEEGLEQAWARHRRNAEALWSGLEGLGLVMHAPLELRLPTLTTVRIPEGVDGKAFSQHLLNNHGIEVGGGLGVLAGKIWRIGLMGYNSTPENVDRLLNLFETELPRFKQTAAVAA, from the coding sequence CTGGCTCCGATCGCAACGCCAGATCGGCTCTTGCTTGGTCCTGGCCCTTCCAATGCCCATCCGACCGTGCTGGAGGCCCTGTCCCGCACACCGATCGGTCATCTCGATCCGCTTTATGTGGAGCTGATGGGTGAAGTACAGGAATTGCTTCGCTACGCCTGGCAAACCGACAACCGACTCACCCTTCCGATGAGTGGCACTGGTAGTGCCGCCATGGAAGCCACCCTGGCCAACACCGTTGAGCCTGGTGATCGGGTGCTGGTGGCCGTCAAGGGTTATTTCGGCCTTCGTCTTGTTGACATGGCCGGCCGCTATCAGGCCGATGTCCGGGTGATCGAGAAGCCTTGGGGGGAAGCGTTCTCTCTCGATGAGCTCGAAGCCGCTCTGATCGAGCATCGCCCGGCGATTCTGGCGATGGTTCATGCAGAAACGTCCACAGGGATCTGCCAACCCATGGAGGGTGTCGGGGATCTTTGTCGGAAGCACAATTGCCTCCTGCTCCTCGACACGGTCACCTCCTTGGGTGGAGTTCCGTTGCATCTCGATGCCTGGAAAGTCGACCTCGCGTACAGCTGCAGTCAGAAAGGTCTGAGTTGTCCTCCCGGACTTGGTCCTTTCACGATGGGACCGAGGGCCGAACAGAAGCTTTCGGCCCGCACCACCAAGGTGCCCAATTGGTACCTCGACGTGTCCCTGCTGAATCAGTACTGGGGAAGCGACAGGGTGTATCACCACACGGCGCCCGTGAACATGAACTTTGGGATGCGCGAGGCACTTCGGCTTCTTGCCGAAGAGGGGCTTGAGCAGGCCTGGGCCCGCCATCGCCGCAATGCCGAGGCCCTCTGGTCCGGTCTTGAAGGTCTCGGCTTGGTCATGCATGCACCCCTGGAGCTGCGCCTGCCCACCCTCACCACCGTGCGCATTCCAGAAGGTGTCGATGGCAAGGCTTTCAGTCAGCACCTCCTGAACAATCACGGCATCGAGGTGGGTGGCGGATTAGGCGTGCTGGCCGGCAAGATCTGGCGAATTGGCCTGATGGGATACAACTCCACTCCCGAAAACGTCGATCGACTGCTCAATCTGTTTGAAACGGAATTGCCCCGTTTCAAACAGACCGCCGCCGTCGCTGCCTGA
- a CDS encoding allophycocyanin subunit beta: protein MRDAITGLIGRYDQLGRYLDRSAMDSIDGYLSEAALRLKAVELINRQAAEIVREASQRLFLDDPELLLPGGNAYTTRRLAACLRDMDYFLRYASYALVAGDSTILNERVLNGLDDTYKSLGVPTGPTVRSIVLLGDVLCERLVAEGVEFDRCPVVRQPFEHMASGLAATDVRQR from the coding sequence ATGCGTGATGCCATCACCGGGTTGATCGGTCGATACGACCAGCTCGGTCGTTATCTCGATCGCTCCGCCATGGACAGCATCGATGGCTATCTCTCTGAAGCAGCCCTCAGGCTCAAGGCTGTCGAACTGATCAACCGTCAGGCGGCTGAAATCGTCCGAGAGGCCAGTCAGCGTCTCTTCCTTGACGACCCTGAGCTGCTGCTTCCTGGGGGCAACGCTTACACCACCCGGCGTCTCGCAGCATGCCTGCGAGACATGGATTACTTCCTGCGCTACGCCAGCTACGCCCTGGTGGCCGGAGACAGCACCATCCTGAATGAACGGGTGCTCAACGGTCTTGACGACACGTACAAGAGTCTCGGAGTGCCGACGGGACCCACGGTTCGCAGCATTGTTCTCTTGGGCGATGTGCTTTGCGAGCGACTGGTGGCTGAGGGGGTGGAGTTTGATCGCTGCCCAGTGGTGCGTCAGCCCTTCGAGCACATGGCCTCCGGTCTGGCGGCCACCGACGTCCGCCAGCGTTAG
- the glnA gene encoding type I glutamate--ammonia ligase, which produces MGKTAQDVLRQIKDEGIELIDLKFTDLHGKWQHLTVCADMVDEAAFSEGLAFDGSSIRGWKAINASDMAMVPDPATAWIDPFYRHKTLSLICSIQDPRTGQAYDRCPRALAQKALAYLAGTGLADTAFFGPEPEFFLFDDVRYNSSEGGCFYSVDTIEAGWNTGRLEEGGNLAYKIQTKEGYFPVAPNDTAQDIRSEMLLLMGQLGVPIEKHHHEVAGAGQHELGIKFAELIQAADNVMTYKYVVRNVAKKYGKTATFMPKPVFNDNGSGMHVHQSLWKGGQPLFFGEGTYANLSQTARWYIGGILKHAPSFLAFTNPTTNSYKRLVPGFEAPVNLVYSEGNRSAAVRIPLTGPSPKAKRLEFRSGDALANPYLAFSAMMMAGIDGIKNQIDPGEGVDVDLFELPADQLANIATVPASLNGALEALNADKHYLMEGGVFSEDFINNWIDLKYEEVQQLRQRPHPHEFVMYYDA; this is translated from the coding sequence ATGGGCAAGACCGCACAGGACGTTCTCCGTCAGATCAAGGACGAAGGGATTGAGCTGATCGACCTCAAATTCACTGATCTTCACGGGAAGTGGCAACACCTGACCGTCTGCGCCGACATGGTGGACGAGGCAGCCTTCAGCGAAGGACTGGCCTTTGACGGATCCTCAATTCGCGGCTGGAAGGCGATCAATGCCTCCGATATGGCGATGGTTCCCGATCCCGCCACCGCCTGGATCGATCCCTTTTATCGCCACAAAACCCTGAGCCTGATCTGCTCGATTCAGGATCCGCGCACGGGGCAGGCCTATGACCGCTGCCCGCGCGCACTCGCTCAGAAAGCACTTGCCTATCTGGCTGGCACTGGTCTTGCTGACACGGCTTTCTTCGGACCGGAGCCTGAGTTCTTCCTGTTCGACGACGTTCGCTACAACTCCAGCGAGGGTGGCTGCTTCTACAGCGTCGACACCATCGAGGCCGGTTGGAACACAGGCCGCCTGGAGGAAGGCGGAAATCTGGCTTACAAAATCCAAACCAAAGAGGGCTATTTCCCTGTTGCCCCCAACGACACCGCCCAGGACATTCGTTCCGAGATGCTGCTGCTGATGGGGCAGCTGGGTGTTCCGATCGAAAAGCACCACCACGAAGTAGCCGGCGCCGGTCAGCACGAGCTCGGCATCAAATTCGCCGAACTCATCCAGGCCGCCGACAACGTCATGACGTACAAGTACGTCGTGAGAAATGTCGCCAAGAAATACGGCAAGACAGCCACGTTCATGCCCAAGCCAGTGTTTAACGACAACGGCAGCGGCATGCACGTCCACCAGAGCCTCTGGAAGGGTGGTCAGCCCCTTTTCTTCGGAGAAGGCACCTACGCCAACCTCTCCCAGACCGCCCGCTGGTACATCGGCGGCATCCTCAAGCACGCCCCCTCCTTCCTGGCCTTCACCAACCCGACCACCAACAGCTACAAGCGCCTGGTTCCCGGATTTGAAGCGCCCGTCAATCTGGTGTATTCGGAAGGCAACCGCTCAGCGGCGGTGCGCATCCCGCTCACCGGCCCAAGCCCCAAGGCCAAGCGCCTGGAATTCCGCTCCGGTGATGCCCTTGCCAATCCCTATCTCGCCTTCAGCGCGATGATGATGGCTGGCATTGACGGCATCAAAAACCAGATCGACCCTGGCGAAGGGGTGGACGTTGACCTGTTCGAACTTCCGGCCGATCAGCTCGCCAATATCGCCACGGTGCCGGCATCCCTCAACGGCGCCCTTGAAGCCCTCAACGCTGATAAGCACTACCTCATGGAAGGAGGTGTCTTCAGCGAAGACTTCATCAACAACTGGATCGATCTCAAATATGAGGAGGTGCAGCAATTGCGCCAGCGCCCTCATCCCCATGAGTTTGTGATGTACTACGACGCCTGA
- a CDS encoding class I SAM-dependent methyltransferase: protein MATPSITEIAYRTLQQSRSIAGLAHKQFSTRLMEWVAPDAVPSTETVPEAMFMELRRSLASLEDTDWQEAESGLYPKRQLFDQPWIDWAARYPRLWLDLPSTWMRRQKRNVRDLPDEASETLYPDYYLQNFHHQTDGYLSDHSAELYDLQVDILFNGAADAMRRRVLAPLLRGLRRFEDRPAASLRVLDVATGTGRTLHQIRAALPEATLTGIDLSEAYLRQANRWLNQGRQGLVQLLKGNGEHLPFADGSMQAVTCVFLLHELPAQARQAVLEECYRVLEPGGVLVLADSIQLADSPQFSVAMENFRRAFHEPYYADYIRDDIEARLSQAGFRGITGESHFMARVWSASKGA, encoded by the coding sequence ATGGCGACGCCCAGCATCACCGAGATCGCCTACCGCACCCTTCAACAGAGCCGCAGCATCGCCGGACTGGCTCACAAGCAATTCAGCACCAGGCTGATGGAATGGGTCGCGCCGGACGCCGTACCAAGCACGGAAACCGTGCCGGAGGCCATGTTCATGGAGCTGCGTCGCTCCCTCGCCTCCCTGGAGGACACTGACTGGCAGGAGGCCGAATCCGGGCTTTATCCCAAACGTCAGCTGTTCGATCAGCCCTGGATCGACTGGGCGGCCCGCTACCCCCGTCTCTGGCTGGACCTTCCCTCCACCTGGATGCGTCGCCAAAAGAGAAATGTCCGTGACCTCCCGGATGAGGCAAGCGAAACGCTCTACCCCGACTACTACCTACAGAACTTCCACCATCAGACCGACGGTTACCTGAGTGATCACTCCGCGGAGCTCTATGACCTCCAAGTGGACATCCTGTTCAATGGCGCAGCAGATGCAATGCGCAGGCGTGTCCTGGCACCTCTCCTCCGCGGTCTGCGTCGCTTTGAGGACCGACCTGCAGCCAGCCTCAGGGTCCTCGATGTGGCCACGGGAACGGGCAGAACCCTGCATCAGATCCGTGCAGCCCTGCCTGAAGCGACGCTGACTGGCATCGACCTCTCTGAGGCGTATCTGAGGCAGGCCAACCGATGGCTCAACCAGGGGCGCCAAGGTCTGGTGCAACTCCTGAAGGGGAATGGCGAACACCTTCCCTTCGCGGATGGAAGCATGCAAGCCGTCACCTGCGTGTTTCTGCTCCACGAGCTACCAGCTCAAGCCAGACAGGCCGTGTTGGAGGAGTGCTATCGCGTCCTGGAACCCGGTGGTGTTCTGGTGCTGGCCGATTCGATTCAGTTGGCCGACTCACCGCAGTTCAGCGTGGCGATGGAAAACTTCCGCCGCGCTTTCCACGAGCCTTATTACGCCGATTACATCCGTGATGACATCGAAGCGCGTCTCAGCCAAGCCGGCTTCCGTGGCATCACCGGCGAGTCTCACTTCATGGCAAGGGTCTGGTCGGCCAGTAAAGGGGCATAG
- a CDS encoding copper-binding protein, with protein MSNPFRLRWLQGWTFQLVLMEGKVQVEAHGFGICLRTALFPGESPQAAADRLVLAEDKRRRALHQAWIRGQDLTRSATDEAPALEEARQEGPGSLVVVHPQPLAA; from the coding sequence ATGTCCAATCCTTTCCGTCTGCGCTGGCTTCAGGGCTGGACCTTCCAGCTCGTTCTGATGGAAGGGAAGGTTCAGGTGGAAGCCCATGGCTTTGGCATCTGTCTCAGGACAGCCCTGTTTCCGGGTGAAAGCCCCCAGGCAGCTGCCGACAGGCTCGTGCTTGCCGAGGACAAGCGCAGGCGTGCCCTGCATCAAGCTTGGATCCGCGGTCAGGACCTCACGCGCAGTGCCACGGACGAGGCCCCAGCTCTAGAAGAAGCGCGTCAGGAGGGACCCGGGTCCCTGGTGGTGGTCCACCCCCAACCCCTGGCAGCCTGA
- a CDS encoding DUF6439 family protein, whose amino-acid sequence MATRSPAPWPDEAAPLAQELHGQLRLDDRDWHRLKSNADRRAAELLSGALVQLLQGGERADVEALINQGLLWLRRELKDPGCPQHR is encoded by the coding sequence ATGGCCACCCGCAGTCCAGCCCCCTGGCCTGATGAAGCAGCGCCTCTCGCCCAGGAACTGCACGGCCAATTGCGACTGGATGATCGCGACTGGCACCGATTGAAAAGCAACGCCGATCGTCGTGCTGCTGAACTGCTCTCAGGAGCACTGGTGCAACTTCTTCAGGGCGGGGAGAGGGCCGATGTGGAGGCTCTCATCAACCAGGGACTGCTCTGGCTCAGGCGGGAACTGAAGGACCCAGGCTGTCCCCAGCACCGCTGA
- a CDS encoding ATP-binding protein → MASGHKSVDPLQLLLQSIGAAPVFRWADFILPSTLQLSPLLEILLEPVSCPDTCCRLQLGLQEALVNAVRHGNAGDPSKCLRVRRILTPNWLIWQIQDEGIGLPPQARSASLPDRLDANQGRGLFLIHQCFDDVRWSRRGNRLQLACRRYQTPAPVVSGAGDSLGPSVPA, encoded by the coding sequence ATGGCATCCGGGCATAAGTCCGTCGATCCGCTGCAGTTGTTGTTGCAGTCCATCGGTGCCGCTCCTGTGTTCCGCTGGGCCGACTTCATCCTTCCCTCGACACTCCAGCTCAGCCCACTGCTGGAGATCTTGTTAGAGCCTGTCTCCTGTCCTGATACCTGCTGTCGCCTTCAACTGGGTCTTCAGGAGGCTCTCGTTAATGCTGTGCGCCACGGCAACGCAGGCGATCCATCCAAATGTTTGCGTGTTCGCCGCATCCTCACGCCCAACTGGTTGATCTGGCAGATCCAGGATGAAGGGATTGGGCTACCGCCTCAGGCTCGATCCGCTTCCCTTCCCGATCGTCTGGACGCCAATCAGGGGCGGGGCCTGTTTCTGATTCATCAGTGTTTCGATGACGTGCGCTGGAGCCGGCGCGGCAATCGCCTTCAGCTGGCCTGCAGGCGCTATCAAACGCCTGCTCCCGTGGTCAGCGGTGCTGGGGACAGCCTGGGTCCTTCAGTTCCCGCCTGA
- a CDS encoding GUN4 domain-containing protein, protein MLSGSPSTTSLPVDQLLERFSTGSTRQRRALIPTIESRAAELAALGSAALAPFDPKGDAWEAGWLLQVFQRHQPQALPALIGSRDGWFEASSAAGIDYGPLQRDLLAERFEEADRFTSAALRSLAGPQAERRGYVYFSEVPAMEGLDLATLDRLWMAYSQGRFGFSVQARLLAGLDGRYERLWPRIGWKHEGVWTRYPGAFQWAMDAPEGHMPLINQLRGVRLMDALLDHPSLQARRSTASR, encoded by the coding sequence ATGCTTTCCGGTTCTCCTTCCACCACAAGCCTGCCCGTAGACCAACTGCTGGAGCGTTTCTCCACAGGGTCGACCCGTCAGCGGCGCGCTTTGATTCCAACGATTGAATCGAGGGCTGCTGAGTTGGCGGCTCTGGGTTCCGCGGCCCTCGCTCCGTTCGATCCCAAGGGGGATGCCTGGGAGGCTGGCTGGTTACTGCAGGTGTTCCAGCGTCATCAACCTCAGGCGCTCCCGGCACTCATCGGAAGCAGGGATGGTTGGTTTGAGGCGTCTTCAGCAGCGGGCATCGACTACGGCCCTCTGCAGCGGGATTTGCTCGCTGAACGGTTCGAAGAAGCGGATCGCTTCACCAGTGCGGCGCTTCGCAGCCTTGCCGGCCCCCAGGCTGAACGGCGTGGTTACGTTTATTTCAGTGAAGTCCCGGCGATGGAGGGGCTGGATCTCGCCACCCTTGACCGGCTTTGGATGGCCTATTCCCAGGGGCGTTTCGGCTTCAGTGTTCAGGCCAGGTTGCTCGCTGGTCTTGATGGTCGCTACGAACGGCTCTGGCCACGGATTGGCTGGAAGCATGAGGGAGTTTGGACCCGTTATCCGGGCGCCTTTCAGTGGGCCATGGATGCCCCAGAAGGTCACATGCCCCTGATTAATCAGCTCCGCGGCGTGCGTCTGATGGACGCCCTGCTTGACCACCCATCTCTGCAGGCCCGTCGCTCCACTGCAAGCCGGTAG